One region of Desmodus rotundus isolate HL8 chromosome 11, HLdesRot8A.1, whole genome shotgun sequence genomic DNA includes:
- the C11H6orf132 gene encoding uncharacterized protein C6orf132 homolog codes for MKKNQTVQGTFSKFFGKKHANPNTTSLYATNPPWIFTQEAPEEGTRDFDGIYYGDSRFDMVSESGTATLKARPRVRPLLTFLPLNAQENHALAVPTPSVPEDFADKEVTGTGSLVNGNLRLYSSVGDLRPGHYGQDPLIPPPPPGPAPGPPSGPPPDTSQPQGASPPPPPPSKSSPPPALLLEPPPPPSMAPPPPPVLGVLSPPSTPTPPDFIPPAPPLAFLAPPPPPMPAPAPPTPVFPHMKSTHLFPPAGVTKWKSDVALNGKQPEAPRTSPPRSPAEPKGSPLGPKSEPHLTFPRSFKVPPPTPVRTSSIPVQEAQGAPPEEEGATKKAPRRLLLPPNFHIRPASQVYPDRAPEPDGPGELRPAAPGSPRLSQSQTWTKEQTETLPPASPLPLPTAPPPPPAPPLPPPAPPLPPAAPPLPSDEKAAPPPAKFMKSPKSSSPSPKPKPNPPSPEDTASSEPVDWRDPSQMAKLRSELAAYLFGSRREDQCTSHRPGPPAASQGKEGKKSPSLPEKEAPSSLPEKKIPARDPEKSPCPEREATASLPLPPVDYVPQGSPAPSVQQIRSELEARLSLAEKESKPSIGSLPPKPRLEAGGRVFENRADNGQFSKPVAKNMPPLSTTPLPTTPHQSKATSGPATPPKSAPVTATSGPATSPKATPGPATPPKAGPGPAVPSAATTLPTTSFQQIAEKNLVPAEQWKKPKPQEFAVPSQPESEGRPSEASKPPTQGDFSSPALPPKTAPGREEVAFLYKPHRSQNSPSREVAVVMPTMAGGEAATSGETVEVKEPQGLPAKPPASAQPADELLRHPVTGEVVERGSPMALLLAARQRAQKGRSRGAGVGRSSLPGSLRGHSNLPQAGSDSIFLKEGRPNSFTVVPRLPTETEKDPQLASSAQPDGDPWDSEPSREHNWTKVGRRAPVAWERSASSNLPQGSLLPKSFSSPSSPSCKGEEEKFIFEVIPPPPEFSNDPKPPASALQYLGLRGSPPGNKLSDLGQPLDMGPLASGRFLAGEHYSGAGGLERFSKGSRSLIKRRLYVGEPHRSSGLSRGGTGRSLSSPNCFGPQPGGPEVRRVNSAGRARPSGLGARRMSLEGSTRIEAKFKTPSKAAIGDRVLPSATATSRSPRSTPHYRSPINTFTVRPGTRHPISYAYSGAHRNAPS; via the exons ATGGGATTTATTATGGAGACAGTCGGTTTGACATGGTCAGCGAGTCAGGAACAGCTACGCTGAAAGCTCGGCCAAGAGTTCGGCCCCTACTGACCTTCCTTCCTCTG AATGCCCAGGAGAACCATGCACTGGCTGTGCCCACCCCCTCTGTCCCAGAAGACTTTGCAGACAAAGAAGTGACAG GTACCGGCTCACTGGTCAATGGCAACCTCCGACTATACAGCTCTGTGGGTGACCTAAGGCCTGGGCACTATGGCCAGGACCCACTCatccccccgcctcccccaggcccagccccagggccaccCTCAGGGCCACCCCCAGACACCTCACAACCTCAAGGGgcatccccaccaccacctccaccttccaagtcttccccaccacctgccctgctgctggaacccccacccccacccagcatggccccacctccacccccagtaTTGGGGGTCCTGTCCCCCCCATCCACACCCACCCCTCCTGATTTcatcccccctgccccgcccttgGCCTTTctagctccacccccaccccctatgccagccccagcacccccaactccagTGTTTCCCCACATGAAGAGCACTCACCTCTTTCCCCCTGCGGGAGTCACCAAATGGAAATCAGACGTAGCACTAAACGGCAAGCAGCCAGAGGCCCCCAGAACCAGCCCCCCCAGGAGCCCTGCTGAGCCAAAGGGGAGCCCTCTGGGACCTAAATCAGAGCCCCACCTCACCTTTCCCCGTTCATTCAAGgtgcctcccccaaccccagtcagGACTTCATCCATCCCGGTTCAGGAAGCACAAGGGGCTCCTCCAGAGGAAGAAGGGGCCACCAAGAAGGCCCCCAGGCGACTCCTACTGCCTCCCAACTTCCACATTCGCCCCGCATCCCAGGTCTACCCAGACAGGGCCCCAGAACCAGATGGACCCGGGGAGCTCAGGCCTGCAGCGCCCGGCAGCCCGAGGCTTAGCCAGTCCCAGACCTGGACAAAGGAACAAACTGAGACTCTacccccagcctctcccctgcctcttcccacagccccaccccctcctccagcacccccgctccctcccccagcaccccctcTACCCCCAGCCgcccctcctttgccctctgaTGAGAAGGCAGCTCCTCCACCTGCTAAGTTTATGAAAAGCCCCAAGTCCAGCTCTCCTTctcccaaacccaaacccaaccCCCCCAGCCCAGAGGACACAGCCTCTTCAGAGCCTGTGGACTGGCGGGATCCCAGCCAGATGGCAAAGCTTCGGAGCGAGCTGGCAGCCTACCTCTTTGGCTCCAGGAGAGAGGACCAGTGTACCAGTCACCGGCCAGGCCCCCCAGCGGCCTCTCAGGGAAAGGAGGGCAAGAAGAGCCCCAGCCTGCCTGAGAAGGAGGCTCCCTCCAGCCTGCCCGAGAAGAAGATCCCCGCACGTGATCCTGAGAAGAGCCCCTGTCCAGAGAGAGAGGCCACTgccagcctgcccctgccccctgtggACTACGTGCCCCAAGGCTCTCCGGCTCCCAGTGTCCAGCAGATCCGGAGTGAGCTGGAAGCCCGGCTTTCCTTAGCAGAGAAGGAATCCAAGCCTAGCATAGGGTCTCTGCCTCCTAAACCTCGGCTAGAAGCGGGGGGAAGAGTCTTTGAAAACAGAGCTGATAATGGCCAATTCTCCAAGCCTGTGGCCAAGAATATGCCACCGTTATCCACCACCCCCCTGCCAACCACACCACACCAGTCCAAGGCCACGTCTGGGCCAGCCACACCCCCCAAGTCCGCACCTGTTACAGCCACGAGTGGGCCAGCCACGTCACCTAAGGCAACACCTGGGCCAGCCACACCACCcaaggctgggcctgggcctgctgTGCCTTCTGCAGCAACaactctgcccaccacatcaTTCCAGCAGATAGCAGAGAAGAACCTAGTCCCAGCCGAGCAGTGGAAGAAACCAAAACCTCAAGAATTTGCAGTGCCTTCTCAGCCAGAGTCAGAAGGGCGCCCCTCAGAGGCCAGTAAGCCTCCCACACAGGGAGACTTCTCATCTCCAGCCCTCCCACCAAAGACAGCCCCTGGCAGAGAAGAGGTGGCATTTCTCTACAAGCCTCATCGCAGCCAGAACAGCCCCAGCCGAGAGGTTGCCGTGGTGATGCCCACCATGGCCGGAGGAGAGGCTGCCACATCAGGGGAGACTGTGGAAGTCAAGGAGCCCCAGGGGCTGCCAGCCaaacccccagcctcagcccagccTGCTGATGAACTCCTCAGGCACCCGGTGACCGGGGAGGTGGTGGAGCGGGGCTCCCCGATGGCCCTGCTCCTTGCAGCCAGACAGAGGGCACAGAAGGGGCGGTCTCGAGGGGCTGGCGTGGGTCGGTCCTCCCTGCCAGGGAGCCTACGTGGCCACAGCAACCTGCCCCAGGCAGGCTCTGACAGCATCTTCCTCAAGGAGGGCCGGCCCAACTCCTTCACTGTGGTGCCCAGGTTACCCACAGAGACTGAGAAGGACCCTCAGCTGGCCTCCTCCGCACAGCCAGACGGAGACCCATGGGACTCAGAGCCAAGCCGGGAACACAACTGGACCAAGGTGGGGCGCCGGGCCCCTGTGGCCTGGGAAAGATCAGCGTCCTCCAACCTTCCCCAGGGTAGCCTGCTGCCCAagtccttctcctccccttcttctccttcctgcaaGGGCGAGGAGGAGAAATTCATCTTTGAGGTCATCCCACCACCGCCAGAGTTCAGCAATGACCCCAagcccccagcctcagccctgcAGTATCTGGGCCTGCGGGGCTCTCCTCCAGGGAACAAGTTGTCAGACTTGGGGCAGCCCCTGGACATGGGCCCCTTGGCCTCGGGGCGTTTTCTGGCGGGTGAGCACTACTCCGGGGCCGGAGGCCTGGAGCGCTTCTCAAAAGGGAGCCGCTCGCTCATTAAAAGGCGCCTATACGTTGGGGAGCCCCACCGCAGCTCCGGATTGTCCCGCGGGGGCACCGGCCGCAGCCTGAGCTCCCCCAACTGCTTTGGGCCGCAGCCCGGAGGCCCAGAGGTGCGGCGCGTCAACTCTGCTGGCCGAGCTCGTCCCAGTGGCCTGGGAGCGCGGAGGATGTCCCTGGAGGGCTCCACTCGCATAGAGGCCAAGTTCAAAACTCCCAGCAAAGCTGCCATCGGCGACCGCGTTCTCCCCTCTGCTACCGCTACCAGCAg GTCTCCCCGCAGCACCCCCCACTATAGAAGCCCCATCAACACATTCACTGTGAGGCCTGGGACCCGCCATCCCATCTCCTACGCCTACTCAGGAGCTCATCGGAATGCCCCGTCCTGA